TCCATTACAATTAACAGCAGAATGTATTTCCATGAGGGATTGCCGTAGAGGAACAGAACTTACTTATGATGAAGCTGATACAGAATTGAAAAAAGAACTTTGTGTCattgaaaatattaagaaatcatTAACTGATAGGTATAATATGAATACAAAAAATCTATGCATATTTAAACATATGTTTCTGATGACGCATTTTGTGTAGGGTGCAAGCTGCATGGGAAAAATTAAATCGTTTAGAAGAAATTAGATTTCAAATCCAATTAGAAGTGGAAGATAAAGATGAAACTattaaaatagagaaagaaaatcTTAATTTAGATCGAACATGTGCAAATATTAGCTATAAACCAAATGCATTAAGAACTCCAAAAGGGTAAGAATAAATATCTGCATGCAATgtatgaaataaatacataaatatctaTTTTATTGCAGTTCAATACCTTATGAAGCTTGGTTGGAACATTGCCGTTATATTAAAATGTTAGCTGATAATGAATTAAGCGATGTATATAATTTACGAGAAGCTATAAATATAATGCGTGAACGTGCCAGAAATGATATTAAAGCTCAGCAAGACGTAACAGATTTTAGTTTACGGAAAAGAATTTATCAGACACAAAAAGCTAGGAATGAATTAGAATGGCAAAAGCTTAAAGTAACAAcatttgaaagtaaaatgatcattaatatttaatacatgtTAGCTTTAAACATAATATTTTCAGATCCAAAAGGAaatggaaattttacaaaaagaaaTAGTTAGACTAGAAGACGCATTAATGCATAAAATTGATTCGATAAAATGTGCAGAGACAAGATTAGAAAATCGTACTTATCGTCCTGGTTTTGAACTCTGTCGTGATGAAGCTGAATTAGGTTTGAAAGACGAAATTTTACATTTGCGACAAACTGAAAAAGACTTAAAAAGTGTATTGGAAAATTCAAAGTATGTACAATAATGCATAATTTACATAATGATATATTCTATCATCGTgaaatgtaattattttatttaatgtatGTATTATTTTCTAGAGGGGCATATAATAATTTGGAAAGCTTACTTTTGCAAGTTGATAGAAATTTAGATGATAAACAACATTCTTTGGCAACAGATGTGATGTGTTTAGATATGAGGGCAACATTAAAAACAGGAGATAGAACACGATTGCCAAACGAAACAGATCGTAATATCGTTCTTACACGTATGGAAAAAGAGATACCGCTTGAATCATGAATGAATTGTAATGTTTACACAAATCCATTAGAAAAAACATTCATTCAATATATAAAATGTCTATTTATTGTAGTACTTAATGATGTTTTCATTATACACAATAAACTTATTATTTGCATATGCTTATGTGCCAGTATTAATAATATCTGGTTTGGCTTTAATTAAACTGTATTCTGAAATAAACGAGTCTGTCAATTTTGGTTCTAAAGTTTTTACTGCTCTTCCATGTAATTCTCCGACTTTTTTGGGATCGCCATGTTTCATTTCAAACATAATGTAATCTATCCAAATACTTGTATCATTTTTGCCAAACTGTAAAGTTGACATTTCATTATACTTTCTTACGTGCTTTACTGATATTTCAGGTTGCATAAGTTCTAACTCTATCATCTTTTTGTGTAATTCAAGAAAGAAAGGAGGTTGTAAACAAAGATTATCATAAACTTTCCTCGCCGCTTGTATACCTGAAATAAACAACAGTCATGACACACTACCAAatacaattttacaatttacGATTACATACTTTTTGTCAAAACTAGCCATTCAATGTAAATAATCTTTATGTATTGAGCAATACTTGGATGTGCTTGTAAAGCTGTTTGAAAAACTTGTTCAGTTTTCTCAGGACATTTTGCTTGCACATGTAATATTTTCATCTTCCATAAAGGTAATGACTTTTCTGCAAGAATTTGTGTTGCCTAAAAAATGATCATGcttatatgtatgtaatatcattgatataattaaaaatagttACTAGTATTTTTGTACCTTTAAAAATACAGCTTCAgcttcttcttcctttcctgAGGCAAACAAATATCGTAATCTAGCATGCCAAAGACTTAAGCTATTTGGTATAATTTCAGTTGCATTGCTCagaatttcttcaaattttttttctgtagttttatcttttttttcagCACTTAACATGTTGATCTATagtgaaattattaatattaaagtttttaatttttactttatGCATGTAATGAATACTTATCAGGTACATTACTAACCcaatgtaaataatatttttcttttaacttcTTTGCTTGGTGTGCCTGAGATAGTGcagtttttaataattttcttttaaaatttgGTAAAGCTAAAGATTTTTGttcatttatttctattaaacaTTCTATATACAAAGACCACATTTCTTCAGTCTTAATTTTTTTGACTGCTGTTTGATAAACTTTATTACAAGATGTTATACGATCTCTTAATGAAGTTTGTTCTGAATTATCAACCTGCATCGCTGTATCACTAAAAGAAGGTTGAATAAGTCCTTCTAATTCTCGTCGTGCCATTGTATCCCACATCAGGGGTTCATGAGTATACTCTTCTATCATATTACTAAAaagaatttaaatattcaaactaaagataatcaataattttaattacaatcaatatttttattacttttacctaacaattttattttgtaatttttctgtgTTATTACGATCCTTTGTAATATTTAACAATTCTACTATGAATTTGATATCTCTAATGCGTTTTGATGCTTGTTGATATATGATATATGCCCTTTTTAATCCAATAGACATGTCATCATCAGTTTCTGTTGGTACTGCATTGTCACCATTATTTTCACTTTTCTGATCATTAACTGATGCATCATCTAATTCTAATCTGTATCACATAattaatgattaaaaatataaatgaaaatattaataatatatgaaaaatttataatatgtgACTTACTTAAAAGCATCAATAAATAATAACTGAGAGGTTGGATGTATATGTAAACCACGAAGAAGAAACTGACGAGCAgtgtctttatttttattttcttctagtTCCCAACATGCAGCAATATGCCAACATTTGGGTTTATCTTGATGAATTTGCAACATTCTGCCTAACATATGACTAACACTGTTTTGAAAATGCTGTcacattttatattaatatttaaaagataaaaaGTCAATagctttaataaaaaatataattcaaataCTCACAACATGTTTACAAAATTTTATGTAGGCAATCCAAAAACGAATATCAtcttgaaatttaaatattgcTTCTTTATATAAACGATTAATTTTACTTGTAATAGCATGGTCAATATCTGACTTTTTTTGAATAATACTAAATTTCtgttgaataaaaataatacatgcatatatgtatataattaatatgCATTTATAGTTATTACTACATAATCAACTATTTATTAATAAGTAATAACATACACTTCTAcgttgtttaattaatttaagcAGGTCCGTTTCATACTGTATGTATCTCAAATAGTCTTCTTTAGTTTTTGTATGACGTTGAATTTTATATTCGTATTCTTTAAGTTTCTTTGCAATTCCTCTATATAATTTATAGCAACATAAATAGTTGGTCAAAATAAATAATGTGTTACAAAATATAACCTATTTCACTCACcgaatttcatttttatcaaaAAGTTTAATCCTTTCCATATGTTCTAATTCAGGAATCATATCCTCGCATCTTTTTTCTACAAATTCTGCCATTGTTACTTCTTTTTAATTAAcgaaatataatgtaatataataggGAGATCCTTAGCACATGTACACTAATAACAACGATCATCCAATGCGTACTAATAACTAAACCACACCGTCCAGCAATACGTATTCAATAGTGAACCATAGACAAGGGTTCAAAGTAGATATGACTTCTTATGATACTTTGTGTTTCATGCCtgaaatatcgaacgaaaaggCCCGTCTTACGCTCTCTGCAGTTTACTCATGTTCTGAAATGCCGACCTCGAAAAAATCACAAAGTTTTTAACGTTGTTGGAGATGTTATTAATCCAAAACATTAGCAATTACAgacattataaaataaaatagtgtaattaaattgatattgtaatcgaATTAAAACAGTACTTTAAGCTTATACTAGACAATAAAATAGCGTTTTGTGTGTGCTACTATActagatttatatatttaataattaatcgtTAAACAATAATATATGCTGAGAATTAAGTTAAGAAAACGTAGAGCTTGCTATAAGATATGAGTTGATGagttgtaaaaattaaaaattttgtaaaaaaatttccaaaaatctataattataaattgaaatattatatgaATTCTTCTCCTTTTGAAATGGGTAGTAGTTTTTGACTACTAGTCAACTGTTCGTCTATTATAGTATTGTTATTTTTCTCAAATCTTAATTTTATGCTTTATTTTTAAGTTACTTATTTTCAGTTTTTAATTGCGTTATTATTGTTATGTCTTACTTTTAAGTCTTAATTTTAAGTTGTGTCGTTAGTTTTAAATACTACAGTCaagttttaattttaagtcGCATCGTTTGTTTTAATCTTTAGTTTCAGTATATTTGTGAAGATGGACTGTTTGATCATTGATATATGTATCTATCCATAAAAGTAAAATTTTGGTGATCTTTTGCTTTTTTCGCCAgttttttgttttttctatTGAGCGTAATTTGTCTGCTTGAGTTATCGATAAATTGTGTTGCGAGTTTCCAATTTTGAATTGGACTACCTATActtgataatatattttttttttatttatttctttatattcacaatttgttcaatttgtacatttggtagaattttttaacagttatattaacatgttgatGGCTACCCCCGGCGgagtaccatcctcgcgtttgcaaggttatatcctttgtgaggtctgctgggtatttcctttttagccttctttcCATATTTAAAGTGTTGATCTTTTCTGGTCATTTTTATGTTTCAGATATATGAAACtagaattttatttgaaattaattaaaagaattatttaactattattgtatattcatttattattttaataatgtgtAATGATTTCCGCAGTATTGCAGCGGGATAGAATTCTATACACTTTGTTGCAATTTTAGGATATTTTGTTCTATATTTTATCTATAATTTCATGTAAGACATTTGTTTTAATTCAAACTAGTACTGTACTGAATCGATAACGTCGCATGCGACATGATAATGGTTAGGTAACCCCTAAAACGTAGGACTCGAAAGAGCATTGAATTGCGTCTATTCTTGTACCTTGTCTGTAATGTCACGTCTATTCTTGTATCTCATCTGTGGTGTCATTCTCGACTGTGTGGTCATACGTTACCGATTCAGTGTAAAATAAGTTTACAGTATCATCACAATACTACAGTTCTGTACCGCGCTCTATACTTCGTCGGTGATTGTAATCTTATTCTTTGCTGAATCGGTAATTTTGGAAATAATAGTACAGATAAAGTATAGACATTGGTACCGTGGTACCACTTAAAGTGTCTCTAGTAACCCTGAGATGAGAGACAAGAAATGCATGGGGGTGTTAGGTCTATCTTACATCTTGCTGTGGTTTGGCGCGTTTTCTTCAGTCGTTCTGTAACCGTAATTTTAAATTACTGAATATATCTTGCTAAGACGTTTATTATATAGTAATAAGAGTTTTAACAAAGTGAATCAATTAGTTTTATTAAAGTTTGtgcatataaataaatatttaaatacgttAGTGGGTGTAATAATTTCCCGTCGTAATGAAATGTATCAATGCACAAGTAGTAAGTTATCAAAAAATTTCGGTACGTGGTATGCAATTTATTATTGACGAAACATAACGTTGCATGTAAAATTAAGTTAGCTGAAATAGTTAAACTTCCATTATAATAATGAATAGTACTGTGTGAATTAGTACtgcatattaaaatatacatacgTTTACATTTATATACTTAACAATAAATATCTCAGTTTTACAGTAAACGgtaaatatctataataaatGTCATACTTATAAGAagtcctctctctttttctccctctaaatttaaattttaatactaCATACTAAAATACATGTACACGTACGTCTATATTTATAAACTCAATAACATATATCTCAATTTTTGTAAACGGTAAATGTCTATAATAAGCGTCATGGCTATAAGAATTTTCCTCTGCTTTCCTCTCTCTAAATTTAAAATAGCATATGCAATTATTAAGCCATGAAATATCTCATTTAACAGATCTTTAAAGTTATTTTTATCTATAATAAAAGGGGAAaaatgatacatatatatatatatactttatttCAGGATTCAGTGCACTGCGATTACACTACCCTTAATTATCGAAGAGTTTCGACATTGAATGTAAGATGGCGGCAGCTATGGCTGCGGCGCAAACGAGTCGGCGATCGACACGGTTGTGCCATCCATGATGGCTGAGACAGTTTCCGAGATTTCGAGCACGGTGTCGTGAGTACGTGTTCTCTTTATCGCACGTTTAATCGCTAGTGAGGCTCATCTGCAAGACAAAAGGATTCCGGAAAGAATGACAGACAGTCCAGCGGCACTCGTAAGTGTTGTCACTGTCTATTAAATTTTCTAGAGTGAAGTATTTGGGACCCTCGATGTCCGTTAGGTTACCCATCGAAGAACATGCGCACATCTAGGGCTTCGTTCGCGTTTATGTATCGGTGATCGAGCAATGATCGAATTCGTTGCTTGCTGCTATTTCACCTCTTTCTTAACTCGAACAGTAGGTAGGAGCATCTGAAAGAACTGATCACGATGGGGACGTGTAGTCGGTGCAGTACACGTCCGATATGTTGTAACGCGCAAACGCAGGACAGAGGTTCGTTGCCCGTTCTCGTTTGACGTCACTAGCTAATAGTGGTTGTCACCTGTTTCTGACGGCAGTGACGTCACCAGTAGTTGTGACGTAACCGTAAAAATCGATAGCGGCTTTGTTTACCCTAATGCATGATAAGATACGTTAGATAACTTATTCCAACGCATAAATAATACTTTGACGCCtatatttattctaattttaCTACTGCATCCACTGACATTGTTCCAATTGACGTTCGTGACGATACTATCACGTTTCACGATATTATGTTAGTCCTCCATATTGATTTCGCGCTTAGACACCTGCTGTAAATTGTGTTTATGAGGCATTTATTGTACCACAGTTATGAACATCTGTTATTATCATTGTTATCTACGTTTATTCATTTGTTTCAGTTTTCTATTTCTAACAAATTTacgtatatattattaaatcatTTCCTGAATAATTTTCTCAAATTATCTAATTGTACCGTTGCCAAGTTTCTCGAGGTACTTTATGATTACGTAATATTTCAAGACTAAACTAACGAAATTGCGAAATGAAAACGAAAGACAAATATCTCGAATTACAATCCAGTGAGTCAAAACCCATTCGTATTTATGACGCTCATGTATATGATAAGAACGTAGTACATTCTTAAAAGCAATTTCAGTTGCATTTAATAGAATTTGCATTTGAAAAGACGACCTTGGATGACCATGATCTAACATCTTGTTGTTACAGGGAAACGATTGTTCCCTCTGAAATTCGTTTACGTCAGTGTCTCCAAATCTATCTAAACCTAGTTGCTGATTTTCGAGTAATGGCCATAGCGCTCGATGCCGGTCGACACGAAGAAACAAACGAATAAACAAGTCACGCAAAGTGGCATTTTAGAGGCAGCCTTTTCCCTTGTCATTTGTTCCAAGTCCGCACGAAATTGGACTAGCCGCACTTCGCCTCCATATTTGTTTTTCAATCAATGCTTTAAATCGAGAACAATTTTTCGATGCGAATTTGCAAGATACTCCTCTTCGTTTGACTTCTTTAAATCGTTAAATCAGCgttataaaaacaaaataaattttattctcgCTATAAGACCCTTTCCAACGTAATTGGtcgaatcaaagaaaatgaacGAATTTATCACTGATGAAAAGGAAAGGAGACGCATTCAGTCGACTTAGAATAAACATTTGAGAAAACTATTATAATCTGATAATCATTAACGTTCGTCCAATTTAACGCTTAATTTGCAtcgtattaataaatatatctatttgaaatatttagacGATTGATAGTGAACGTATTCatcattttcaataaatatttcaattagaATATCAATTACAGTTATTGCTTTTTCATTGGAAAACTTTTTACATAAATGGTATACATTTCTAAAAGGTTCATTCACAGCGTGCGGTGGTATAGTTAGAAATAAAAGCGGAAATGGGTTTGGTAAGACCGACAGCGATGTAACCAGGTTAGAATGCTTTTATCGTCGAATTAAATGGTCAGGAAAAGCCGGAAGTGCAAACACCGTTTCAGAGGagtatttaattttgtatacaGTCCGCGCTATTTATTCTACTCCATCGCGCGCATCAGGCTAGCTCGAAAAGTATCGCAACACATATTCCACCGGCACTAGAGTCTAGATCGTGGCTTTAATTTTGAATGTTTCGTCTTTCTCTTCCCCTGTTATCCATCAATGCGATAAGCTTTCAAACTATGCGTTGGCTAGCCAGTTCCAAAGTGTAGCAAGCATATGTAATATCTTTCTCGATTGTTTATAATCGAATAGTTCGCGATCGAAGTAAGTTATTCATTCCGAATCCATTTTTGACACGAGGCTTATGATTAGACAGCAGccttttatgtaaattcatagttttataaacatatttaaagatGCAGAAGttggatatttaaaaagaaattcatacaattaatataataaattcatataaaTCCGAGCTGGTGCAGTTGCTCGCGTAGAATATAACATCGCATAGAATTAACAAATTCTTTTgagaaattgttaaaaaatacACGGGACAGGATTGACGCGTGTAGTTTTCTTGAAACGATTTCATAATGGCAACGAGAAACAAAACGTGGACCACGAAAGCAAGGCGAAATCGATGTAATTATTAGTTTATTTGTTTACGGTGTTTGCCTTAGTAGAAACAGCCAATGTGATCTAATATCTGTTTTATCCCTGCACGAGGAGAAGCCGTTTCAATCCCGTGGCGAGATAGGATCATGTAGCGGCGTGCGTCGCATTGAATGGCTGCAATTGTGCAGCTGCAGTTCAGTAACGATTATTGGTGTAGGTACATGTATACCAATAATGTTAACGAGACACCTCGTATATCGTCGTTCACCCGCGTTCACTCGTCCCACGACATTCGTGATTTCCCTCTATTACGATTGTTCCACGACCTCCCTTcagtttcctttttccttttttttccctcGTTTTACTC
This portion of the Bombus affinis isolate iyBomAffi1 chromosome 1, iyBomAffi1.2, whole genome shotgun sequence genome encodes:
- the LOC126921444 gene encoding tektin-B1 isoform X2 — protein: MRRYIVNTCKIVDLADWYAKQWELQQNAAFRSAEAFELRNTGKIVRSETMVKTIWDTYMNNTRLADRVTELSRWRELLQNLLDKLIAELKFLQDEKVDTEKELETLNYPLQLTAECISMRDCRRGTELTYDEADTELKKELCVIENIKKSLTDRVQAAWEKLNRLEEIRFQIQLEVEDKDETIKIEKENLNLDRTCANISYKPNALRTPKGSIPYEAWLEHCRYIKMLADNELSDVYNLREAINIMRERARNDIKAQQDVTDFSLRKRIYQTQKARNELEWQKLKIQKEMEILQKEIVRLEDALMHKIDSIKCAETRLENRTYRPGFELCRDEAELGLKDEILHLRQTEKDLKSVLENSKGAYNNLESLLLQVDRNLDDKQHSLATDVMCLDMRATLKTGDRTRLPNETDRNIVLTRMEKEIPLES
- the LOC126921444 gene encoding tektin-B1 isoform X4; this translates as MVKTIWDTYMNNTRLADRVTELSRWRELLQNLLDKLIAELKFLQDEKVDTEKELETLNYPLQLTAECISMRDCRRGTELTYDEADTELKKELCVIENIKKSLTDRVQAAWEKLNRLEEIRFQIQLEVEDKDETIKIEKENLNLDRTCANISYKPNALRTPKGSIPYEAWLEHCRYIKMLADNELSDVYNLREAINIMRERARNDIKAQQDVTDFSLRKRIYQTQKARNELEWQKLKIQKEMEILQKEIVRLEDALMHKIDSIKCAETRLENRTYRPGFELCRDEAELGLKDEILHLRQTEKDLKSVLENSKGAYNNLESLLLQVDRNLDDKQHSLATDVMCLDMRATLKTGDRTRLPNETDRNIVLTRMEKEIPLES
- the LOC126921444 gene encoding tektin-2 isoform X3, which translates into the protein MTYNLFIIDLADWYAKQWELQQNAAFRSAEAFELRNTGKIVRSETMVKTIWDTYMNNTRLADRVTELSRWRELLQNLLDKLIAELKFLQDEKVDTEKELETLNYPLQLTAECISMRDCRRGTELTYDEADTELKKELCVIENIKKSLTDRVQAAWEKLNRLEEIRFQIQLEVEDKDETIKIEKENLNLDRTCANISYKPNALRTPKGSIPYEAWLEHCRYIKMLADNELSDVYNLREAINIMRERARNDIKAQQDVTDFSLRKRIYQTQKARNELEWQKLKIQKEMEILQKEIVRLEDALMHKIDSIKCAETRLENRTYRPGFELCRDEAELGLKDEILHLRQTEKDLKSVLENSKGAYNNLESLLLQVDRNLDDKQHSLATDVMCLDMRATLKTGDRTRLPNETDRNIVLTRMEKEIPLES
- the LOC126921444 gene encoding tektin-2 isoform X1 produces the protein MAKSVTTYEKPLPHINLADWYAKQWELQQNAAFRSAEAFELRNTGKIVRSETMVKTIWDTYMNNTRLADRVTELSRWRELLQNLLDKLIAELKFLQDEKVDTEKELETLNYPLQLTAECISMRDCRRGTELTYDEADTELKKELCVIENIKKSLTDRVQAAWEKLNRLEEIRFQIQLEVEDKDETIKIEKENLNLDRTCANISYKPNALRTPKGSIPYEAWLEHCRYIKMLADNELSDVYNLREAINIMRERARNDIKAQQDVTDFSLRKRIYQTQKARNELEWQKLKIQKEMEILQKEIVRLEDALMHKIDSIKCAETRLENRTYRPGFELCRDEAELGLKDEILHLRQTEKDLKSVLENSKGAYNNLESLLLQVDRNLDDKQHSLATDVMCLDMRATLKTGDRTRLPNETDRNIVLTRMEKEIPLES
- the LOC126918758 gene encoding U3 small nucleolar RNA-associated protein 6 homolog, with amino-acid sequence MAEFVEKRCEDMIPELEHMERIKLFDKNEIRGIAKKLKEYEYKIQRHTKTKEDYLRYIQYETDLLKLIKQRRSKFSIIQKKSDIDHAITSKINRLYKEAIFKFQDDIRFWIAYIKFCKHVHFQNSVSHMLGRMLQIHQDKPKCWHIAACWELEENKNKDTARQFLLRGLHIHPTSQLLFIDAFKLELDDASVNDQKSENNGDNAVPTETDDDMSIGLKRAYIIYQQASKRIRDIKFIVELLNITKDRNNTEKLQNKIVSNMIEEYTHEPLMWDTMARRELEGLIQPSFSDTAMQVDNSEQTSLRDRITSCNKVYQTAVKKIKTEEMWSLYIECLIEINEQKSLALPNFKRKLLKTALSQAHQAKKLKEKYYLHWINMLSAEKKDKTTEKKFEEILSNATEIIPNSLSLWHARLRYLFASGKEEEAEAVFLKATQILAEKSLPLWKMKILHVQAKCPEKTEQVFQTALQAHPSIAQYIKIIYIEWLVLTKSIQAARKVYDNLCLQPPFFLELHKKMIELELMQPEISVKHVRKYNEMSTLQFGKNDTSIWIDYIMFEMKHGDPKKVGELHGRAVKTLEPKLTDSFISEYSLIKAKPDIINTGT